A stretch of Crossiella cryophila DNA encodes these proteins:
- a CDS encoding HAD-IIA family hydrolase — protein sequence MMTLLDAHDALLLDLDGTVYRGGTAVPGAPEAIAEAKRRGRALRYVTNNASRAPEAVAQHLRELGFPANVREVSTSSQAAAAVLAAKLAAGSPVLVVGAEALRAEVRAVGLRVVEAAADEPVAVVQGHSPETGWAQLAEACIAIRGGAYWLASNVDATLPTERGLLPGNGSMVAALRTATGLSPEVAGKPEPTQLVLAAESAGASAALVVGDRLDTDIAGASAAELPALVVLTGVATPAGLLAAVPEQRCRYMSEDLGGLVAPVEHVEVGVRAGWLVEVVDGGLRLGGADESGEPLSALRSLCSVWWGAGGGVPSGVTPVGAEAEAALRKLGIAW from the coding sequence ATGATGACGTTGCTGGATGCGCACGACGCGTTGCTGCTGGATCTCGACGGCACCGTGTACCGCGGTGGGACCGCGGTGCCCGGGGCGCCGGAGGCGATCGCTGAGGCCAAGCGGCGCGGGCGTGCGCTCCGGTACGTCACCAACAACGCCTCGCGGGCGCCGGAGGCGGTAGCTCAGCACCTTCGGGAGCTGGGGTTTCCGGCCAACGTCCGTGAGGTGAGTACCAGTTCCCAGGCCGCGGCGGCGGTGTTGGCCGCGAAGCTGGCGGCCGGGTCGCCGGTGCTGGTGGTGGGGGCTGAGGCGTTGCGGGCCGAGGTTCGGGCGGTGGGGCTTCGGGTGGTCGAGGCCGCGGCGGACGAACCGGTGGCCGTGGTGCAGGGGCATTCGCCGGAGACCGGGTGGGCTCAGCTGGCTGAGGCCTGCATCGCCATCCGGGGCGGTGCCTATTGGCTCGCGTCCAATGTGGACGCCACCTTGCCGACCGAGCGTGGGTTGTTGCCGGGCAACGGGTCGATGGTGGCCGCGTTGCGGACCGCCACCGGGCTTTCGCCGGAGGTGGCCGGGAAGCCGGAGCCGACTCAGTTGGTACTGGCGGCGGAGTCGGCCGGTGCTTCGGCGGCTTTGGTCGTGGGGGATCGGCTGGACACCGATATCGCCGGGGCCAGTGCGGCCGAACTGCCCGCGTTGGTGGTGCTGACGGGGGTGGCCACACCGGCGGGTTTGCTGGCGGCCGTTCCCGAGCAGCGGTGCCGTTATATGTCCGAGGATCTTGGTGGGCTGGTCGCGCCGGTGGAGCACGTCGAGGTCGGCGTGCGGGCCGGGTGGCTGGTCGAGGTTGTGGATGGCGGGCTTCGGCTTGGCGGGGCTGATGAGAGCGGGGAACCGTTGTCGGCGCTGCGGTCGTTGTGCTCGGTGTGGTGGGGTGCGGGCGGTGGGGTCCCTTCGGGGGTGACGCCGGTGGGCGCCGAGGCTGAGGCGGCGTTGCGGAAACTGGGTATAGCGTGGTGA
- a CDS encoding tetratricopeptide repeat protein translates to MEPELPEDVEPGQLDAGVRSDLRTLSKSLAELVAKHLVMAGRLIDEEPEQALAHARFARRKASRVGLVREATGLAAYHAGEWSEALAELRAARRMTGSSGHLAVMADCERALGRPERALELSRSTEAAALIGDEAVELRIVAAGARRDLGELDAAVVALQGPDLDEKRRDPWSARLFYAYADNLAAAGRTDEAIQWFISAAEADDEGETDAAERAIELGAGPVVPVEAEELGEDQALEQDRDEDEAGESAADSDRADAADQDDADRDDAADLSDASGRGEASDQAVDSGAVADSGQGTDVVVDSVEAAGSDAVSAEAVDSGAVADSGEAADAVVDSGEAVDSDAVADSAAAGEPVAESVPVVGEAAGEPEASVESSGSRETGVVKSVDGTVRDN, encoded by the coding sequence GTGGAGCCGGAGCTTCCCGAGGACGTCGAACCCGGTCAGCTGGACGCCGGCGTTCGTTCAGACCTGCGGACCCTGTCCAAGAGCCTGGCCGAGCTGGTGGCCAAGCACCTGGTGATGGCCGGACGGCTGATCGACGAGGAGCCGGAGCAGGCGCTGGCGCATGCTCGGTTCGCTCGGCGGAAGGCCTCGCGGGTCGGGCTGGTACGGGAGGCGACCGGACTGGCCGCCTACCACGCCGGCGAATGGTCCGAGGCTCTTGCCGAACTGCGGGCGGCGCGGCGGATGACCGGTAGCTCCGGGCACCTGGCCGTCATGGCCGACTGCGAGCGGGCACTTGGCCGGCCGGAGCGGGCGCTGGAGCTGTCCCGTTCGACCGAGGCCGCCGCGCTGATCGGGGACGAGGCGGTGGAGCTGCGGATCGTGGCTGCCGGCGCGCGTCGGGATCTGGGCGAGCTGGACGCCGCGGTGGTGGCGTTGCAGGGACCGGATCTGGATGAGAAGCGGCGGGATCCGTGGAGTGCGCGGCTGTTCTACGCCTACGCGGACAACCTGGCCGCGGCCGGCCGGACCGATGAGGCCATCCAGTGGTTCATCTCGGCTGCCGAGGCGGACGACGAGGGTGAGACCGACGCGGCTGAGCGGGCCATCGAGCTGGGCGCGGGACCCGTGGTGCCGGTGGAGGCCGAGGAACTGGGCGAAGACCAGGCACTGGAGCAGGACCGGGACGAGGACGAGGCCGGGGAATCGGCTGCGGACTCGGACCGGGCTGACGCTGCGGACCAGGACGACGCTGACCGGGATGACGCTGCGGACCTGAGCGATGCTTCGGGCCGGGGCGAAGCCTCGGACCAGGCGGTTGACTCCGGGGCGGTCGCGGATTCGGGCCAGGGCACGGACGTCGTCGTGGACTCGGTTGAGGCTGCGGGTTCGGATGCGGTCTCGGCTGAGGCGGTTGACTCCGGGGCGGTCGCGGATTCCGGCGAAGCCGCGGATGCGGTCGTGGACTCGGGCGAGGCTGTGGACTCGGATGCGGTCGCGGATTCGGCTGCGGCCGGGGAACCGGTTGCGGAGTCTGTGCCGGTTGTGGGCGAGGCCGCGGGTGAGCCGGAGGCTTCGGTTGAGTCCTCGGGGTCGCGGGAGACCGGTGTTGTGAAGTCTGTTGATGGGACGGTTCGGGACAACTGA
- a CDS encoding GNAT family N-acetyltransferase, whose translation MPEFPPEAFHYVAVRDPRAEPLLSQLDADYRARYGEIDEMTRFPDSEFSPPFGAFVLLIEGGQAVAGGAFRRYDSRTAELKRIWTHTGHRRRGLARAVVAELEREAGRRGYRRIYLTTGPRQPEARALYLRTGYRPLFDLRADPLTIGPLPFEKALPAAQTASTSADDRNVAGATTTRSP comes from the coding sequence GTGCCGGAGTTCCCACCGGAGGCCTTCCACTACGTCGCCGTCCGGGATCCGCGGGCCGAGCCGCTGCTCAGCCAGCTCGACGCCGACTACCGGGCCAGGTACGGCGAGATCGACGAGATGACGCGGTTCCCCGACAGCGAGTTCAGCCCGCCCTTCGGCGCGTTCGTGCTGCTCATCGAGGGTGGTCAGGCGGTGGCCGGCGGTGCGTTCCGCAGATATGACAGCCGGACGGCCGAGCTGAAGCGGATCTGGACGCACACCGGGCACCGGCGCCGTGGCCTGGCCAGGGCGGTGGTGGCCGAGCTGGAGCGCGAGGCCGGGCGGCGCGGGTACCGGCGGATCTACCTGACCACCGGTCCCCGCCAGCCGGAGGCGCGGGCGCTGTACCTGCGCACCGGGTACCGGCCGCTGTTCGACCTGCGCGCGGACCCGCTCACCATCGGTCCGCTGCCCTTCGAGAAGGCGCTGCCGGCCGCCCAGACCGCGTCCACCTCGGCAGATGACCGGAATGTGGCCGGGGCCACTACAACCCGATCTCCGTGA
- a CDS encoding LLM class flavin-dependent oxidoreductase, with the protein MPVEFLGIGGTNDGSETAPRSGASFDPEYTLKLARAHEEHGWDRVLFAYGSGSPDPAQVAAFVATKLDTLQILLAHRPNVSYPTYAAKTFATLDQVANGRLTVHFITGGNDREQGREGDRLTKDERYSRTREYIQIVKRIWTTREAFDHHGEHYRFDDFVSDVFPVQLPRPNVSFGGSSPAAYAAGGAEADIYCLWGEPLAQTAEQIQAVHAAARAAGRADLPRIQVAFRPIIAPTEELAWEKAYRTLEVIKQRREGGNALLRRHHTDAPQNAGSQRLLAVAAQGERFDRALWTPTAAATSGAGNSTALVGTPETVAQALLDYYDLGVSILSARGYDMLNDTIDFGRYVIPMVREEVAKRDAAKLAVPA; encoded by the coding sequence ATGCCTGTGGAGTTCCTGGGAATCGGTGGCACCAACGACGGTTCGGAGACCGCGCCGCGATCCGGCGCCTCCTTCGACCCGGAGTACACGCTCAAACTCGCCCGCGCGCACGAGGAACACGGCTGGGACCGGGTGCTGTTCGCCTACGGCTCAGGTTCACCCGATCCAGCGCAGGTGGCCGCCTTCGTCGCCACCAAACTGGACACCCTGCAGATCCTGCTGGCCCATCGGCCGAACGTCTCCTACCCGACGTATGCGGCCAAGACCTTCGCAACCCTCGATCAGGTGGCGAATGGTCGCCTGACCGTGCACTTCATCACCGGCGGCAACGACCGGGAGCAGGGCCGGGAGGGCGACCGGCTCACCAAGGACGAGCGGTACAGCCGGACCAGGGAGTACATCCAGATCGTCAAGCGGATCTGGACCACCCGCGAGGCGTTCGACCACCACGGCGAGCACTACCGGTTCGACGACTTCGTCAGCGACGTCTTCCCGGTGCAGCTGCCCAGGCCGAACGTCTCCTTCGGCGGCTCCTCGCCGGCGGCCTACGCGGCCGGCGGCGCCGAGGCCGACATCTACTGCCTGTGGGGCGAGCCGCTCGCGCAGACCGCCGAGCAGATCCAGGCCGTGCACGCCGCGGCCAGGGCGGCGGGCCGCGCTGACCTGCCACGCATCCAGGTCGCCTTCCGGCCGATCATCGCGCCGACCGAGGAACTCGCCTGGGAGAAGGCGTACCGCACGCTCGAGGTGATCAAGCAACGGCGCGAGGGCGGCAACGCGCTGCTGCGCCGCCACCACACCGACGCACCGCAGAACGCGGGCTCACAGCGACTGCTTGCCGTCGCGGCACAGGGGGAGCGGTTCGACCGGGCACTGTGGACGCCCACCGCCGCGGCCACCTCCGGCGCCGGCAACTCCACCGCGCTGGTCGGCACCCCGGAGACGGTCGCCCAGGCGCTGCTCGACTACTACGACCTGGGCGTGAGCATCCTGTCCGCCCGCGGCTACGACATGCTCAACGACACCATCGACTTCGGGCGCTACGTCATCCCGATGGTGCGGGAAGAGGTCGCCAAGCGGGACGCGGCCAAGCTCGCGGTGCCGGCCTGA